Proteins encoded together in one bacterium window:
- a CDS encoding penicillin-binding protein 2: MILPRLHLPRPSRTHWIGILLLCGGIAVGLRLSQLMVVEHHALDGMARAQAEDMVEIPGPRGDIVDRHGRLLATSVPIQVLAIEPRKISQSGLARLEEAAGVPGRLTKRAMARWLLVRRDCDDQIVAAVNDLAAKKIVPAEALHWGPGFRRMYPHGELAAHVLGFVTLDESLAEGVEKTYDHLLRSGETRVLRATDARRQQLGGRGGSACPASASSLMLTIDIRIQEKLEAALKQAVEEHSAKSAQGIVVDPGTGEILALANYPAYDPNKFNQVDQELLRNRAIEWPFEPGSVMKPLTATALAEYHKVGYGDTVYCEAGHWKRGKWTISDSHPHGTLTIAEVIAYSSNIGIAKFAQRLTGEQLYTTLTGLGLGARSGVDLPAENGGRLASWKQWHGTDRDVIAFGHSLMLTTMQLAQAYATIAHGGVRVQPHVARAWGSPDGQWHETRPAPSQRVVSEEAAGQVALWMLGVVEGPGGTGHKAAVDGYRVAGKTGTAEKLVGGHYDKTKNISTFAGFAPLENPAAVVTISLDEPMEGGRTGGAVSAPAFADVMAETLRLLHVEPDYYMPPAVDAPVKAQQAKSDASAAAGRGGKRG; the protein is encoded by the coding sequence ATGATCCTCCCCCGCCTCCACCTCCCGCGCCCCTCGCGGACGCACTGGATCGGCATCCTGCTGCTCTGCGGCGGGATCGCCGTCGGCCTGCGGCTCTCGCAGCTGATGGTCGTCGAGCACCACGCCCTCGACGGCATGGCCCGCGCGCAGGCCGAGGACATGGTCGAGATCCCCGGTCCGCGCGGCGACATCGTGGACCGCCACGGGCGGCTGCTCGCGACGAGCGTGCCGATCCAGGTGCTGGCGATCGAGCCGCGCAAGATCTCGCAGTCCGGCTTGGCGCGGCTCGAGGAGGCGGCCGGCGTCCCGGGGCGCCTGACGAAGCGGGCGATGGCCCGCTGGCTGCTCGTCCGCCGCGACTGCGACGACCAGATCGTCGCCGCGGTGAACGACCTCGCCGCGAAGAAGATCGTGCCGGCCGAGGCCCTCCACTGGGGCCCCGGCTTCCGCCGCATGTACCCGCACGGCGAGCTCGCCGCGCACGTGCTCGGCTTCGTCACGCTCGACGAGTCGCTCGCCGAAGGGGTCGAGAAGACCTACGACCACCTGCTGCGCTCCGGCGAGACGCGCGTGCTGCGCGCCACCGACGCGCGGCGCCAGCAGCTCGGCGGCCGCGGCGGCAGCGCCTGCCCCGCCTCCGCCTCGTCGCTGATGCTGACGATCGACATCCGCATCCAGGAGAAGCTCGAGGCCGCGCTCAAGCAGGCGGTCGAGGAGCACTCGGCGAAGTCGGCGCAGGGGATCGTCGTCGATCCGGGGACCGGCGAGATCCTCGCCCTCGCCAACTACCCCGCCTACGACCCGAACAAGTTCAATCAGGTCGATCAGGAGCTGCTGCGCAACCGGGCGATCGAGTGGCCGTTCGAGCCGGGCTCGGTGATGAAGCCGCTGACCGCGACGGCGCTCGCCGAGTACCACAAGGTCGGCTACGGCGACACGGTCTACTGCGAAGCCGGCCACTGGAAGCGCGGGAAGTGGACGATCTCCGACTCCCACCCCCACGGCACGCTGACGATCGCCGAGGTCATCGCCTACTCGAGCAACATCGGCATCGCCAAGTTCGCGCAGCGCCTCACCGGCGAGCAGCTCTACACGACGCTGACCGGACTCGGCCTCGGCGCCCGCAGCGGCGTGGACCTGCCGGCGGAGAACGGCGGGCGGCTCGCCTCGTGGAAGCAGTGGCACGGCACCGACCGGGACGTGATCGCCTTCGGCCACTCGCTGATGCTGACGACGATGCAGCTCGCGCAGGCCTACGCGACGATCGCCCACGGCGGCGTGCGCGTGCAGCCGCACGTGGCCCGCGCCTGGGGCAGCCCCGACGGGCAGTGGCACGAGACGCGCCCCGCGCCGTCGCAGCGCGTCGTCTCCGAGGAAGCCGCGGGGCAGGTCGCGCTCTGGATGCTCGGCGTCGTCGAGGGCCCCGGCGGCACCGGCCACAAGGCGGCGGTGGACGGCTACCGCGTCGCCGGCAAGACCGGCACGGCGGAGAAGCTCGTCGGCGGCCACTACGACAAGACGAAGAACATCTCGACCTTCGCCGGCTTCGCGCCGCTGGAGAATCCGGCGGCCGTCGTGACGATCAGCCTCGACGAGCCGATGGAAGGCGGACGCACGGGCGGCGCGGTCTCCGCGCCCGCGTTCGCCGACGTGATGGCGGAAACGCTCCGCTTGCTGCACGTTGAGCCGGACTACTACATGCCGCCCGCGGTGGACGCGCCGGTGAAGGCGCAACAGGCCAAAAGCGACGCTTCGGCCGCGGCCGGACGCGGAGGGAAACGCGGGTGA
- a CDS encoding division/cell wall cluster transcriptional repressor MraZ, with protein MLRGHATARVDEKGRVKVPAEFLDQFLELCGPERRIFVTSLDGKMVQVYPLPVWEEHERKIAALPRTNPALENYLRTVNYWGKETQLDAAGRLLVHPSLREATHLDGEASVFGRQNTLELCDHALFRGQPPTVSKEDLAQLAALGL; from the coding sequence ATGCTGCGTGGCCACGCCACAGCGAGGGTGGACGAGAAAGGCCGGGTGAAGGTCCCCGCCGAGTTCCTCGACCAGTTCCTCGAGCTGTGCGGACCGGAGCGCCGCATCTTCGTCACCTCGCTCGACGGCAAGATGGTGCAGGTCTACCCGCTGCCGGTCTGGGAGGAGCACGAGCGGAAGATCGCCGCCCTGCCCCGCACCAACCCGGCGCTCGAGAATTATCTCAGAACCGTCAACTACTGGGGCAAGGAAACCCAGCTCGACGCCGCCGGCCGGCTGCTCGTCCATCCGAGCCTGCGCGAAGCGACCCACCTCGACGGCGAGGCCTCCGTCTTCGGCCGCCAGAACACGTTGGAACTGTGCGACCACGCGCTGTTCCGCGGCCAGCCGCCCACGGTCTCCAAGGAAGATCTGGCCCAGCTGGCCGCCTTGGGGCTGTGA
- the rsmH gene encoding 16S rRNA (cytosine(1402)-N(4))-methyltransferase RsmH: MREAAVADFVPTHRPVLAAETLEALDPGPGKVLLDGTVGLGGHAARWLELTAPFGRVVGFDRDARALAVAARNLAPFGARAELIHDDYREAPRIFAERGFAAPDAALLDLGLGSHQIDDPTRGFSHRFDAPLDMRFDADAPGRTAADILARAAEPELARIFEEHGELPGARKLARALCDARRRAPIRTTTELARLVRETLPPRGRQRIDPATLVFQALRIAVNDELEGLDAAIEALVRMLPQGGRIAVIAFHSLEDRIAKRTLRRLAEPCRCRRGDPCTCGATQLLDMPERRAVKTSDEEALENPRARSARLRWGTRR, translated from the coding sequence ATGCGGGAGGCGGCCGTGGCGGACTTTGTTCCAACCCATCGGCCGGTGCTGGCGGCCGAGACCCTCGAGGCGCTCGACCCGGGACCGGGGAAGGTGCTGCTCGACGGGACCGTCGGGCTCGGCGGCCACGCCGCGCGCTGGCTGGAGCTGACCGCGCCGTTCGGGCGGGTCGTCGGCTTCGACCGCGACGCGCGGGCGCTCGCCGTCGCCGCGCGGAACCTCGCCCCGTTCGGCGCGCGCGCCGAGCTGATCCACGACGACTACCGCGAGGCCCCGCGGATCTTCGCCGAGCGCGGCTTCGCGGCGCCCGACGCGGCGCTGCTCGACCTCGGCCTCGGCTCGCACCAGATCGACGACCCGACGCGCGGCTTCTCGCACCGCTTCGACGCGCCGCTCGACATGCGGTTCGACGCCGACGCGCCGGGCCGCACCGCCGCGGACATCCTCGCCCGCGCCGCGGAGCCGGAGCTGGCGCGGATCTTCGAGGAGCACGGCGAGCTTCCCGGCGCGCGCAAGCTGGCCCGCGCCCTCTGCGACGCGCGCCGCCGCGCGCCGATCCGCACCACGACCGAGCTGGCCCGCCTCGTGCGCGAGACGCTGCCGCCGCGCGGCCGCCAGCGGATCGATCCGGCGACGCTCGTCTTCCAGGCGCTGCGGATCGCCGTCAACGACGAGCTCGAAGGGCTCGACGCGGCGATCGAGGCGCTGGTCCGGATGCTGCCGCAAGGCGGGCGGATCGCGGTCATCGCCTTCCACAGCCTCGAGGACCGGATCGCCAAGCGGACGCTGCGCCGCCTCGCCGAGCCGTGCCGCTGCCGGCGCGGCGATCCGTGCACCTGCGGCGCGACGCAGCTGCTCGACATGCCGGAGCGGCGCGCCGTCAAGACGAGCGACGAAGAGGCGCTCGAGAACCCGCGCGCCCGGTCGGCGCGCCTGCGCTGGGGGACGCGGCGATGA
- a CDS encoding DNA-3-methyladenine glycosylase: protein MDVDGEDARAFVEALGAPLPREFYARDAVRLARALLGKVLVRRAPDGVVAGRIVEVEAYRGPQDLAAHTARGRRTPRNEVMWGECGRLYVYFVYGMHWCANVVAAAPEKPEAVLLRAVEPLAGAATMRARRARKVADARLASGPANLCRAFAIDRALNGADLLVGEATIHEGPRASRRPIECAPRIGVDYAGAWAALPWRFFFADSPSVSAPAR, encoded by the coding sequence ATGGACGTGGACGGAGAGGACGCGCGGGCTTTCGTGGAGGCGCTGGGGGCGCCGCTGCCGCGTGAGTTCTACGCGCGCGACGCGGTGCGTCTGGCGCGGGCCCTGCTTGGCAAAGTCCTCGTGCGGCGCGCGCCGGACGGCGTCGTCGCCGGACGGATCGTCGAGGTCGAGGCGTACCGCGGGCCGCAGGACCTCGCCGCGCACACGGCGCGCGGGCGGCGCACGCCGCGCAACGAAGTCATGTGGGGAGAGTGCGGCCGCCTCTACGTCTACTTCGTCTACGGCATGCACTGGTGCGCCAACGTCGTCGCCGCCGCGCCGGAGAAGCCGGAGGCGGTGCTGCTCCGCGCGGTCGAGCCGCTGGCCGGCGCGGCGACGATGCGCGCGCGGCGCGCGCGGAAGGTCGCCGACGCGCGCCTCGCGAGCGGCCCCGCGAATCTCTGCCGCGCCTTCGCGATCGACCGCGCGCTCAACGGCGCCGACCTGCTCGTCGGCGAGGCGACGATCCACGAGGGGCCGCGCGCGAGCCGCCGGCCGATCGAGTGCGCGCCGCGCATCGGGGTCGATTACGCGGGAGCGTGGGCGGCGTTGCCGTGGCGCTTCTTCTTCGCGGATTCGCCTTCGGTTTCGGCGCCCGCGCGCTGA
- a CDS encoding NAD-dependent succinate-semialdehyde dehydrogenase: MLRAINPATGELLSEHAPLAAEDLEDRLVAADHAARAWRLVPLAERTARLGAAARILEEERARFAHLITSEMGKPIAQALAEVDKCALVARHYADHAAEMLAPETVAGDARVSYVRFDPLGVVLAVMPWNFPYWQVFRAAAPTLAAGNVVLLKHSSNVPGCALAIEEIFARAGFPAGVFSALLIDAETAERLVDDPRVAAATLTGSEAAGAGVAARAGARIKKTVLELGGSDPFIVLADADVEAAARVAAQARLINSGQSCVAAKRFIVAEAAAEGFTEALVRHVAAAKVGDPLDPETEVGPLAREDLLLALDRQVRESREAGARVLVGGKRLERRGFFYAPTVLADVRPEMAVLREETFGPVAPVIAVADEDEALALANDSAYGLAASVWSRNVGAAGRFAARLEAGAVFVNGMVKSDPRLPFGGVKRSGYGRELGREGIREFVNIKTIVIA; encoded by the coding sequence ATGCTGCGCGCGATCAACCCCGCCACCGGCGAGCTCCTGTCGGAGCACGCTCCCCTCGCCGCCGAAGATCTCGAAGACCGCCTCGTCGCCGCCGACCATGCGGCGCGCGCTTGGCGCCTCGTCCCGCTCGCCGAGCGGACGGCGCGGCTCGGCGCCGCGGCGCGGATCCTCGAGGAGGAGCGGGCGCGCTTCGCGCACCTGATCACGAGCGAAATGGGCAAGCCGATCGCGCAGGCGCTGGCCGAGGTGGACAAGTGCGCGCTCGTCGCCCGCCACTACGCCGACCACGCGGCGGAGATGCTGGCCCCGGAGACGGTCGCCGGCGACGCGCGCGTCTCGTACGTCCGCTTCGACCCGCTCGGCGTCGTCCTCGCCGTGATGCCGTGGAACTTCCCCTACTGGCAGGTCTTCCGCGCCGCCGCGCCGACGCTCGCCGCGGGGAACGTCGTCCTGCTCAAGCACTCCTCGAACGTCCCCGGCTGCGCGCTGGCGATCGAGGAGATCTTCGCCCGCGCCGGTTTCCCCGCCGGCGTCTTCTCCGCGCTGTTGATCGACGCGGAGACGGCCGAGCGGCTGGTGGACGACCCGCGCGTCGCCGCCGCGACCCTCACCGGCAGCGAGGCCGCCGGCGCGGGCGTCGCCGCGCGCGCCGGGGCGCGGATCAAGAAGACGGTCCTCGAGCTCGGCGGCTCCGACCCGTTCATCGTCCTCGCCGACGCCGACGTCGAGGCCGCGGCGCGCGTCGCCGCCCAGGCCCGCCTGATCAACTCCGGGCAGAGCTGCGTCGCGGCGAAGCGGTTCATCGTCGCCGAGGCGGCGGCGGAGGGGTTCACCGAGGCGCTGGTGCGCCACGTCGCCGCGGCGAAGGTCGGCGATCCGCTCGACCCGGAGACCGAGGTCGGCCCGCTGGCCCGCGAGGACCTGCTGCTCGCCCTCGACCGGCAGGTGCGCGAGAGCCGCGAGGCGGGGGCCCGCGTCCTCGTCGGCGGGAAGCGGCTGGAACGGCGCGGCTTCTTCTACGCCCCGACGGTCCTCGCCGACGTGCGGCCGGAGATGGCGGTGCTGCGCGAGGAGACGTTCGGCCCGGTCGCGCCGGTGATCGCCGTCGCGGACGAGGACGAGGCGCTCGCCCTCGCCAACGACAGCGCCTACGGCCTCGCCGCCTCGGTCTGGTCGCGGAACGTCGGCGCGGCGGGGCGGTTCGCCGCCCGCCTCGAGGCGGGGGCGGTCTTCGTCAACGGGATGGTCAAGTCGGATCCGCGGCTGCCGTTCGGCGGCGTCAAGCGGTCCGGCTACGGCCGGGAACTGGGGCGCGAGGGGATCCGGGAGTTCGTCAACATCAAGACGATCGTCATCGCCTGA
- a CDS encoding 50S ribosomal protein L11 methyltransferase, whose amino-acid sequence MNLEAFIAETTTPAAPPLVPEIRLRLAEEITPLWEAIEAASGRTNTPPPFWAFPWVGGQGLARHVLDRPELVRGRAALDFGAGSGLVAIAAAKAGARRVVAVDVDPLAGAAAAANAALNDVALEVAVEDVVGRELPEIDVFLVGDMCYEQPLAGRLLSWLRGRVRAGKLVLVGEPGRNYAPRGGVRELARFVAPTTYELESRTSRETAVLELLGEEA is encoded by the coding sequence ATGAACCTCGAGGCGTTCATCGCGGAAACCACGACCCCGGCGGCGCCGCCGCTCGTGCCGGAGATCCGTCTGCGCCTCGCGGAAGAGATCACGCCGCTGTGGGAAGCGATCGAGGCCGCGAGCGGCCGCACGAACACGCCGCCGCCGTTCTGGGCCTTCCCGTGGGTCGGCGGACAAGGGCTCGCGCGCCACGTCCTCGATCGCCCCGAACTGGTGCGCGGCCGCGCCGCGCTCGACTTCGGCGCCGGCTCGGGCCTGGTCGCGATCGCCGCCGCGAAGGCCGGCGCGCGCCGCGTCGTCGCGGTGGACGTCGATCCGCTGGCCGGCGCGGCCGCCGCCGCGAACGCCGCGCTCAACGACGTCGCGCTCGAGGTCGCCGTGGAGGACGTCGTCGGACGCGAGCTGCCGGAGATCGACGTCTTCCTCGTCGGCGACATGTGCTACGAGCAGCCGCTCGCCGGGCGTCTGCTGAGCTGGCTGCGCGGACGGGTCCGCGCCGGCAAGCTCGTCCTCGTCGGCGAGCCGGGCCGCAACTACGCGCCGCGCGGCGGCGTGCGCGAACTGGCGCGCTTCGTCGCGCCGACGACCTACGAACTGGAGAGCCGGACGAGCCGCGAGACGGCCGTCTTGGAACTGCTGGGGGAGGAGGCCTGA